The Gadus morhua chromosome 18, gadMor3.0, whole genome shotgun sequence DNA segment GAATAAACAGAAGACTGTCCTGGGCGAGCCACTCCCAGATGAGAGTAAGTAACCATTGTAGTccttgttgtattttttttttttaatcttgaaTATCAAGATTAAGCTGTATCGGCCaatactcaagttcaggaatcgtTGTTCGGAGTAGAAGAAATTAGGCATTGCATGGCAAAGAATTGCAAAACATGACGCAACCAGCAGTTTCCAGACTGCAGAGGTTTGGAATTCTGAAGTTCAAGCCGGCTAACTATTGTGGCTCAGAGCAGGGCAGTGTGCAGACATTGTATTGCCAATGCGGCGGGGCTTGGAGTGCTGGGGTACCCTTAGGATAGCCACCCGTAGAACCCCCCAGAAATGTCCGTGGTTTATTTAGAAATTATTTTGAATTTTTCGTTTTTGGCAGAGCAGGTGATGACACAAAAAAAGTCTCTAGATATATATTATAGGGTTCTCGAAAAAAACAATGCTATAAGTGGCGCTGCGCAACCACGTAATATTATTAAATAGGGCTGCTGTGACGAGGACATTTACTTTCTGCAATTGTTTTTTTCTAattgtgtgaatgcatgttttattgGTATAACGCTACAAAAAGAACAACTGCAATATCACGTAAGTGCTGTGTGGAGGAAGTCCGTGGCTATCGGATCCACTCTCGAAAAGAGGCCGACTTGGTTGCAGCAGAGCTTTAATGTAAAGCAACTCGCACACTAAACGAGCAACGTAGCACCGTGTCGGGCAGCAGCGATTTTAGGTCTTGTTTAATATAATGAGTGGCAATGGCGCTGCGATGCGTGCCAAGGTTTGAGCAGTACTGGAACTCATAGCGCGGCAGTAGAGCGGGGACGGTGTTCGAGCTCTTGTAGCTATTGTAAACACGACCCACTTAAAGTTCCAATGAAGACACACTGCTTCAAACTTATATTCACTCCTTCACTTAAGTTCTGGGAACATTTGAAACCAAGTTGTAAGTTGGTTATCACGATTttaccctttattttttttccacaggTTTGAAGAGGGATATCCAGACCCTCCGAGAAGAGATCAAGAACATTGCGAGTCAGATCCAAAAGAAACTCAAGAGTGAGTGGAGGAATAAACTTGCTTGCATTGCCATAACCCACAAAAAACCTTTCTTCATTAATCTTGTTTTTCGTTTGGCAGCTATTGAACCCAAGAAAGGAGAGGATGATGGGAAATATGTAGCCATCAACTTGAGGATGCAAAGGACACAGGTGAGGCCGTGTTTGGTAATCAAAAAGAACTGCTCAACACGTTATTCCAAATGTAGTGATCGATTCCATCCAACGCATTGTTTCATGGACTGACTGAGTTTCCTCTGTGCCGCCAGCACGGGGTCTTGTCCAGGGAGTTTGTGGAGCTGATGGGACACTGCAACACCATCCAGGCTGACTACAGAGATCGCAACTTGGAAAGAATAAAGCGGCAATTCaagatcagtgagtctgtcgGTCGTTGGTCTTAGGCCCGGATTGCATTGAGTCATCTAcaagattatacatttttgtcatGCCTGATGGGGCTGTAGAACTTGGATTATTCCTCAGAGGTGAATGTTGATGTCCAGGGCAAATGTGTTTGAATCCAACCCTAAACGTATGCATCTTCTTTGTCTCGGACACTTTGATTTAGTCATGTAGTGTACTAGAAAAGCAGTACTCGGCGTTGGCGGTATTGTTAGCCCTACAGTCGTCATTCATGTATCGTCTTTTTTGGCCTCACACATGTGAATGGCCGGTTCTGTCTTTTGTGTCTCTGCAGCCGGCACCGACGTCACCGACGATCAGCTGGAAGACATGATTGCGAGTGGGCAGACGGATGTTTTCACACAGAACGTGAGTGCATGGAGTTGGGTGGCTATCAACCACATCCCAGGACTCCCTTCTGTCTCAGAGACACACTTTGTAAACATGATTAAGATATAATAACTGACAACTTTGTTTTAACTACCATATGAGCAGTATTCCCACTTCCAAAGGCTATGAGCACCCTTAGGTTGGTCTCGTTGTTGACACCTTAGGAACCCTGGCCATCCGCCTGGGACACAACTTGTTTTGGTGGCCGCAGTACACAAGTGTcatgtcaacaacaacaaagcaagGCTAACTCTTCCCCCACGTCTGCAGATCCTGAGCGACGTCAAAGCCACCAAGCAGGCGCTGAACGAGATCGAGACGCGGTGCGAAGAGATCCTGAAGCTGGAGAAGAGCATCCGGGACCTGCACGACATGTTCCAGTACCTGGCCATGGAGGTGGAGGCGCAGGTGAGGCTCCGGCGCCGCCGTGTGCTCGTCCAGGGAGGGTGAGGAATGGTTTCCGCTCTGAGCCGCACCCCTCTCGGTCATGTGCAGGGGGAGACGGTGAACCGGATCGAATCCAACATCCTCCAGTCTTCGAACTATGTAGAGAAGGCCAGGGATGACGTGGAGAAGGCGGTCACATATCAAAAGAAAGCCCGCAAGGTACGTGTAACGGTCATCTTCGTGGGGTTATGTTCAGCTCGTTGGATATGCCTTTGATCTGactcctctttttctctcctgcAGAAGAAGATTTGGCTTGCGGTTTGTTGCGCCATTCTCCTCCTTATCGTCATAATTTCATTGGCTGCCAGTCTCGGTGGATGAAACCGGCTGTGAGTCCAAGTCCCTtgtattccccccccctcttttctaCCATAACCCCCTACTTGCTGTAGGGTTCTGCCTTTATGGCAACATATTGTCATCCCCAAGCTTTTCCACCAACGTTGTCTTCCTCTCTTAACCTCGGCCCTACCGTCGCCCTGGCCAGGTTGAAGAGATGGTCTCTCTAACCTTTTAACCAGTGCCTTCTCACAGGCCCACATTCAGGTgctctccccccacacacagtcgCCCCAGACAAACGGACACGTGGATTACTGCATATTGCATTGCCatgtttccccccctcccccaaagtGCTTGTGAGTAAGGAAGAATGCAGTATTTGATACACTGAAATGGCTTATTATACTGTACTCAGGAAAATTACTTGTAGAGTATTCTTGTTACATGATTGATAATGAATTATGAAAGACGACACTAGATGGAGCATGGTTCTTTTTGAAAAAGGCATATATAGAGACTAATATAAATGTACATAGGCCTTTTTATTTTGCTAGTGTTGGGGAACACTTTCTTTGTAAATAAGAAAATGTGCACATCTGGAGATACTAGCCCAAGCATTGGAACAAACTATAAAGTTATAAGTGCAGGTCCTCTATCATTCACtcttatttatatttgtattgtgttgCTTTATAAATACAAACAGCAATGTCTCGTTAGGAACTCTATTTTTTACAGGTTTTAAAACTGCTTTACCATTTTGCAAGGTCGAAATTGGTGAGAATGAAGTCAATTCATGTATTGCACCGATATTATCAAGAAGGGATGAAGTTTGGGCTGTAACTGCTTGCTTTCACATCAACCTTTTGGATTTTTTAATATTGTTTAGCAACTTCAATGGTGTATTCATGCTTTACACAGGGCCCTGAAATGTTCCTTTAAATCAGTGATATCCTCCTAGGTGAGCATTTTTAGCATCTGTTTTTGATTTAACAGTTGGAACTGTTCAATAACCAGTAACTTACGCACGACATGTGGAATACCTAAAGATAACTTCCTGTATGGAATTTCCTTAAAGGCTGCCTCTGAGGTGGAAATGTGCCGTGAACACAAACTGGGTAGACTAGCGACTTGGTCTGTGTAACTTTATGTATTGATATTTTAATTTTGTATACAGCCCAATGCCACTTATTCtgatgttttaaaataaaaatctcaTGTTCTACAATATCTTCCTCTGGTCTTTTCAATACTCATGGGTCATGGAAGTTATCAATATTTGCAAAAGTAGATTCCTCTTGTCAGAAGGCTTAAATATTGAAGAATCAATGTTTAGCTGCCATGGGCAATTCTGCCTGTTTGAAAGAACAGGATTACAGGCTGTCGTTTGCCAGCATAGGTAGAGGTTCCGTGACCTACTGGCAGCAGTTGTCCCCTTATTTGTCCTACTTCACCTAACTTTTGTTTGTCATTGATGGTTGCAATTTCTGAGCAGTTATCTTCTTCACTGCGGCGTTTGATTTTCAGATACAAGCATAATTCATGGGAACGAGGCAACCAGTAATTAACACTGCTTATTAATGATTGGCGACAGGGAGTGAGTCATTTTCTGCgactgtttgtttatgtggaCTTTACGCAAGAGTAGTTAATATAAACCCTTGCCATGGTGCAACTGCAATCACCCATCGATACACACGTAGTATCAAACCAACTAGTTTCAACATTTCGCTTAGTGTGGACCTTGCTTCCTAGCTTAAGGGAACTAGACTGGTGAAAGACTAATAGCACTACAGACACATTCAATTGGGTTTCCCATTTCAAAGACGACACCCATCATTTTATAAATTGAGACTCCACAAAAACATTTCACTTGGAGGACATACATTTCCTGTAAGACCTGAACCAAACGTAAAATTACCCATAACCTCAAACACCGTTTCAGAAGCCATTCACAGAGAGTTAACATCTTTCAAGGATACTACACTACAAAAATCATTGCCTCcaagaacacaaaaaaacagtAAACTTTTGGTCTTTTTATTCAACTCTCTTTTCAATAATTCAAGTAAAACGATGTGGAATTACAAGGGAACAAAAAGGAATGTAACAAACGAAATCAAGATTAGACCATCACCATAAACTACCCATTCCCTCAAAATAGCACCCTGCCCCAAAATTATTTAGACAAAAACCAGTCAACGTGAATTGACCATTTACATTGTTATCTGGAACTGTACCAGTATTTTATTCACATATTTTGTTGAGGTTCATTACAGGAAAGAGCAATGAATTCATGGCAACAGTACAGTATCAGATGGAAAAGAataaaaagtaaagaaaaataAGATTTGGTTGCACATCCTTGTTTGTTTGTAGGGGGACGTTTCATTTTTAAGCAAATAGCTTCTAGTGTTCGCCGCCCACACGTTCAAGAGTTTCAGAAGGCAAATCGAGGTTCATAACGCTTTTGGCCATACAGGCACTCTTAGTCAATAATGATTCATGGCCCTCTTTTTCAGAATCAGTTCAAAACCAGGTTGACCATAATAGAACTTGGGAAACTTAAGAAAAAGCAAAAAAGAAGACCATGATCCTGTTGCATGCCTGCAGTCCAAGGGAGCCAAAATAATACCTGGAAATTGAGTTGGGTTGGAGACGCTCAGGGCTCTGAAATGCATTGCGAGGTCCCAGTTATGTAGCAGATGATTGAggctgctttaaaaaaaaaaaaaaaacgtcagaAGCGATGGGGCCATTTATCAGATGTGCAAAGAATAAATGCAAGGCTGGATTTAAAATGACAGGACCAAAACATGGAAAGcaagaagaaacaaaacaaaagcccccccacccccccgttaAGGACAAGCTCCAGCATAGTGCAGAAAAGATCACATTTACAGATCGATTCTCTTCCCGATACCCTggaagaaataataaaatatccataacttatcaacagactacAAAACAATAGTCCCAACAGCCAACAAATATTTCAGAACCCAACCGTCTAAAACTTTCAACTTACAAGACATCTGCTCTCTGAAAAAGTATTTTTCTTGTTTGTTGCACAAACGATCTTTCATTAATAACCCCGTCGGAGGGTGCAAGTTAATCCCACCTTTAACACTTGAGTATTTTTTTCCAGTCTTTTAAATGATTACAGTACTTAAGTGTGAATCCACAACAACTTGTGTTTTATCACCTCACTCGTATTCAACCCACCCCCCCAGGGGCGTGTCCAACCAccgtctgacccccccccccgagcagtGCTCCCCACTACCGACCCCACGCAGGGCGCCTTCTGTTAAAGTCTTCTTTTTGTTCCCCCCCATGAGTCCGACATCTCTGAGCCATCCCCCAGGAGACGATGGCCGTACTGGCGAGGAGACCAGCTCccgatgggagggggggagacccaAGAGACGGGGAGACCCGCTGGCGTGGACGCTGTCACAGTACTCTCGCGCTTTTATTTCGTAGCGAAAAACAAAAAGCGGCAACGTCGTGGAGGTCGTGTCATGCGCTCCCCGCGCTGCCCCGGAGCAGcaccctcccctttcctctaGGCGTGTGATGTTCCCGGCGGCGCTCCCGGTCAGGTCTTGTTGTGGCGCTGCTGGCCGGCCGAGGACTGCGTGCTGCTGAACGAGGAGCGGGTGCTGGCAGCCGAGGACAGCGTGCTGCTGAACGAGGAGCGGGTGGTGCTGAACGAGGAGCGGGTGCTGGCGGCCGGGGAGCGGGCGTGCACCGCCGCCAGCGCCGCCACGCTCCGCAGCACGCGGTCCGGCGTGCCCTCCGCCCCCGAGCTGCTGCTGGCCTCCTGGGAGAGCTTGTGGGACCGCCTGCTGCTGCGCCGGCTCTCCCGCCGGCCCTCCCCCGAGCGGCTGCCCCTGTCCTTCCTGTCTCTGCGCGTGGAGCGGCGCTCCGAGCTGCGCTCGTGCTCGCTGCCCGAGGACGCGGCCCGGGAGCGGGACCCCCGGGGGCCCGTGCTCTGGGAGCTGAGGCTGGGCGAGCGccggctgctgccgctgctgctgcggctccggCTGctgcgcccgccgccgccgccgccgccctcgccGCTCCCGCTGCTGCAGGCGCTGTGGCCCCGCGACGACtcgccctccttcccctccttcttccCCCGGCTCCTCTTGTACTCCGTCCCCTccagggggggcaggagggacCCGGGACAGCGGCGGGTGGAGCGCGAGGCGCGGCCCGACTGGCCGGGCGTGGAGGGCTTGCTGCCGCTGGCTCTGTTGTTGCCGCTGGCTCTGCTGTTGCCGCTGTTCACAGAGTTGGTCTGGGGCGTGGCCGGTAAGCTTTTGGATTTGGGCTTCTTGTCAGCCGCCGGGGAGCTCCCGGCCGCCCTGGGGTCTTTCCTCAGCGTGTGCCCGGGGGTGTCCACCCGCCCCTTCATGGCCAGCAGCTTGGCCGCCGCGTTCAGGGCCGAGCACCTCTTCCCCAGGACTTCCGGCTCCGGGGGCACGCTGTTGGCCGGGGGCTTCACGTGCTTGCCGGTGGTCCTCCCCGACGACGCGTCGCTGCCGGACTCTCCGCCCGTGGACACGGCGGCGTTGCGTCTCTCCGAGCTCCGGGTGGTCCTCTTCCTGGGCCGGTTGCCATCGCCGACGCCGCGGCCCTGCAGCCCGCGCTTGGCCGAGCGGGTGAGCCGGTGCTCCTTCCGGTCCGAGGAGCGgtccgaagaggaggaggaggaggaggaggagggcgagcgGGAGGGTCTCCTCTGCGAGGCAGCGGGGTGCTTCTTGGCCTGCTCCCTGCCCGGCCGCGCCTTCTCCTGCTGCCTCCCCCCGGGCTCGGGGGAGGCGTCCAGCCGCCTCTTCTTGGTGGGGTGCCGGTTCTCGTAGGTCTTCCTGTGGTGCGCCCGGCGGGTGAGCGTGGCCGTGGAGCAGCCCGAGGACGGCGAGGAGGAGCGGGCCGAGTCCCGGCTGCTCTGGCGACTCTGGGATCTCTTGGTGCCCGAGGCCCTCTCGTCTCCGTCGCTCTCCTGCTTGGACCCTCGCCTGGGATCACCTGCAGTGGGTTTGGAATCTGGGCGGGGGGACGCTGGGGGCGCCTTCGCCTCCGAACACTCCGTGGCGTTCTTCTCGGGCTGAGAGCTGGAAGTCTCTGCCTTGTCGTCTTCAAGGGGAGCTCCGCTGTCCATGTTGGCTTCAACAGCGTTGGTGTTCTTTCTGGCTTCCTTCTCAGACTCCATATTGGACACTGGCTCTGGTGGAGAAGGGGCCAAGCAGTCAGCCGAGGGGGCCGGCGCGGGACCCTGGGGCCGGCCCTCGGTCTGGGCGGACGCCGATGCCTCCGGTGGTGCGCCATGGGAGGCCTCCTTCTGCACTGGAGAGGGGACGACTGCGGGGGCGGTGGCGGGACGAGGAACTCTCCCAGTTGCTGTTTCTGTGGACCCGGGTACAGCAGCAGTAGCTGGAGTGTCCTGGGTATTAGGCGAGACCTCGGTCGGCATAGCGACAGTGGTAGGTTCTGCGGTGGAAGATGAAGACGCTGAGGCTGATTTCAGAGGGGCTTGCGCTGCCACGGGGCTAGAAGTCCCCTGAGGGGTGGCGGCCACAGTAGTGGAGGTTGATAAAGTCCCCCCCGGTCTCTGCTCTGCTTCTTCCACTCCCTTTGAGGAAGGGGGTGGTGTGGTTGTCTTTGCAGAGGTTGCTTGGGTGGTGATGTTTGTATGCCGAGAAACGGTAGAAGAAGCTGGAGAATTAACCATAACAGGCTCGGCCAGGGATGTGGCTTGTGTGAGCGTTGTAAGTGGGGCTGCAGTTGCTGCCTcctcagttgttttttttggtggatAGTTGGTGATTGGTTCCTCAGGGACAGttgttgttggacctgcaggtTCAGTAACTTGATTCACGGTGGACAACGAAGGGGCGATAGCGATGGCCTTTTCGACCGCTGATGACTTTGCGGCAGTGTGTGATGTTCCTGAAGTAGGcgaagaggtggtggtggtggtggtggtagtagcaGAAGTCATAACTGCGCTGGCTGGGCCTTCAGTAGGTGGTGCAGTAGACGTGGCAGTCTCCATGATtgggtgtgtggaggtggaggttgtagATCCAGAGGGTGGCGTCGGTGTTGCAGAAGGCTGGGCCGAGGAAGGGGCCATGTTTTTCACAAATGTACTCTGGCACGCTGGTAACGCTGAACAGTTTGTTTTTGAGAGTGTGACACAGCCTTTTGTGGGAGGAGCcgacacagcagcagcatctgAAGTAACTTCTACTGAAGTGACATCGGAAGGTGTAGCGTGCAATGGTCTGGGGGCCGGTGTGGAGGCCGTTGTAGATGACGATGACGTTGTTGATACCGGCATTGATTTTTCAATGGGTGGGGACGTTTTTATTGTCGTGGAGCCGCCGTTAACTTCAGACGGTGTGGGAGCTGTCAGCGCTTGTTTAGCAGCTGGGATGGCGGCTGAGGCTGTAGTGATGTTAGGAACTGTAGCTGGCACCGCTGTGGTCGTGATCAGATCAGAGGCTGGTGGGGTCGATGACGGTGGAGGGGGAGCAAACACAGGCAATCGGGCTGGCTCTGCGACAGGACCTGACAAGTTTGTGGGGCTGGGTTTGGGATTCTGCTCTCTTGGGGATGGGTAGATGGGTGATGGCTGGAGGACAGAAGCTGCTGGACCAGATGTGTTCATCGTATCTGTTTTCTCCAACTTGGAGGGAAGAGAAGCCTGACTGGGGCCAACGACAGTCTCTACTGGAGCGGTGGATAGGGGCTTAGAGGGCAGGGAAGCCTGACTGGGGCCAACAACAATCTGTattggaggggggggtaggggcTTAGAGGGCAGGGAAGCCTGACTGGGGCCAACAACGATCTGtaatggaggggggggtaggagcTTAGAGGGCAGGGAAGCCTGACTGGGGCCAACAACAATCTGTattggaggggggggtaggggcTTAGAGGGTAGGGAAGCCTGACTGGGGCAAACAACAATCTGTactggaggggggggtaggggcTTAGAGGGGAGGGAAGCCTTACTGGGGCCAACAACAGTCTCTGCTGGAGGGGTGGGCAGGGGCTTGGAAGCCTGACTGGGGCCATCAACTGTCTTTACTGTAGGGGGGGGTAGGGGCTTAGAGGGGAGGGAAGCCTGACTGGGGCCAACAACAGTCTCTGCTGGAGGGGTGGGCAGGGGCTTGGAAGCCTGACTGGGGCCATCAACTGTCTTTACTGTAGGGGGGGGTAGGGGCTTAGAGGGGAGGGAAGCCTGACTGGGGCCAACAACACTCTGAGCCGGAGGGGTGGGTAGGGGCTTAGAGGGCATGGAAGCCTTAATGGGACCAACAACTGGAGGGGACGGTAGGGGCTTGGAGGGCAGGGAAGCCTTACTGGGGTAAACAACAGTCTTTACtggaggggcagggaggggctTGGCGGGGGGCGACTGAACCTGTGAGCTACCAGGCTTCTGAGCGGCGGTCTTCGACCCTGGATCAGGACTGGCAGTGGTTTTGTTATTGGGTTTCTGTCCTGTAATGTCTGCCACAAGTGAGGCGTCCTTTCGG contains these protein-coding regions:
- the stx4 gene encoding syntaxin-4; this translates as MRDRTKELGNAECSDEDEEGTALVVKPGTSTANEEKENDAYFKKVLEIREGLVSIKDKVGKLENKQKTVLGEPLPDESLKRDIQTLREEIKNIASQIQKKLKTIEPKKGEDDGKYVAINLRMQRTQHGVLSREFVELMGHCNTIQADYRDRNLERIKRQFKITGTDVTDDQLEDMIASGQTDVFTQNILSDVKATKQALNEIETRCEEILKLEKSIRDLHDMFQYLAMEVEAQGETVNRIESNILQSSNYVEKARDDVEKAVTYQKKARKKKIWLAVCCAILLLIVIISLAASLGG